The genomic interval ATTCATATGGTAGGGTCGTTTCTTTAAGTCACAGCCACTGTTTGATTGTTTGAGTTTATCTGTGGATTTTcgatcaaggtaagtaatcttatcacTGGAACCGCCCACAGGCCAGGCTCTAGTTGTATGCTCgcatgataagtgtatgttatggtaactGTTAGCATGTTGTTTGACAGtatgacttgaatcaaagtataTTTTGGCACAAATTCTGATTCATTTACATACATACCTAAgtgcttgatcgttagtatgtgatagtatgtgttttcatatgtcgatgtctgatctgctggcgttgaggcatacttgtatgttgtggccttatgatataagttatacatggatgatgtataatatgttgttaagaattatgggtatgtgatgcagccatggtattaaggatttttatgtatgctttagaaccgtacaatgttgaatcttagcaTGTTAAGACTGTGTAAATATcctattgattagttagatgctcaccagtttgtgtttccttcgggattcaccagtttgtgtttccttcgggattcaccagttttgtgtttccttcgggattcaccagtttgtgtttccttcgggattcaccagtttgtgtttccttcggattcaccagttttgtgtttccttcgggattcatcagtttgtgtttccttcgggattcaccagttttgtgtttctttcgggattcaccagttttgtgggcatacttaactacaataggatagaaCTCAGTCTCTTATATGTTACATGTATTAATGTGCCATATGTGGGTATCTAGatgacatagatgcctagcctgacccccttactgagtattttatactcattctttcttatgttgatgtttcaggtaaggataGAGATGCATCGGCGATGGCGCAGCagaattcatgatcgagccactgggactagtttttacgcttccgcatcatgagatttagagttcttttcgtgtttcccttaatgtttagttttaatgtttgaaacttattattaataattgtttttcatatgcacttattaacctttatgatttatgagtATCCTAgtattatttttaacaattgcatttaataaatgtcttttgaacttctcttatttttaattagcatttatttcaaataactgagtgtcgttttaaattctttgcatgcatttattttagtaacggccttacctaGGTCCTAGGGGGGTCGAGTCGTTATAGCTAGACACTGCATCAGGGTATCACTGAATGGTGTTGATTGGAGAAACATAGGGGGACACGGGATTTTTCCAGAAAGGTGGCCTTCGAGTCTGTAGCTTTGAAGAATGGGTAGGGCTAACGTTTTCCATAACATAAAGTTACCTTGCTCGAATTTTTTAGTATAAGTTGATTCAGTAGTTGGTTTAGTGGTGATGTGCCGAACTTTACGGGCTCTGTGGTGGAGGAGCTTTTGGTAGATGTGGCGTTAGCCATGAGCAGCTCTGATACGAAGTTGAAATTACACAGAGAGCTAAATTTCGAGAATAATTTTGTTTACTTTCTCTTGATAATGGAGAGGCAGCTCGTACCCTAATTTTATACATAGTGACCCTTATTTTTGGGCAAATAAATGGAAAgaataaatgtaaataatttatACAGATGCCTAATGGAGAAGAgggaataaatttaaaataacctCATACATAATTGGTTGTGGCTCAGCTCTGTGGAGGATTTTTCCCTAACCCTTGTGGCATAATTGATGTGGATTTTTGTGTGGTGGAATTATTTGACTTTTTCACTTTGGCATTGACCATCTTCCTAATAACATCGGATTAAGAACACACCTCTCACTTGCACTCAAAATAGATCCAATCGAAAATTAAAGGTAAGCCAAGAAACCATGCCGAATGAAGGAACAATCATGAGCCCCTACAAGCGCAAGATCGGAAATCCTTCACTCCAACGACGGACAACGCCACTAGACCTTGAGGGTATTATGAGCTCTGTAGTTCACAGACGAAAGGAAAATCAACCTTACATGTTTagtttctttgtttgttttagaatattatttttctaatccATTAATAACCATTTTAAATGAATGTTGATAAACTATTGGTACACCAACGTTACATTTGAAATTcatgtatttatatataatcGATATACTTgaataaatgtatttttaagAAGCATTGATATACTAATGATATAACAATGTTTTATACTTCAAATGAATATTGAGTTAatgttgatataatattaatataataatgttaaacacaaaattttatttagaagaAATGTGGATATACTGGTGATACACTAATGATatacttgaattttttttttataggcaTTGGTACAATATAGATAAACTAATTTATGTActttaaatgaattttgattaagTGTCTAACGATAACTACTAATGcactaataatatatatacttgAAATTGAATATTCAACTCATTATGATATACCATTGATCCACTAATGATCTAGTTGCaattcattttgaaatagtaCTAATAATTGAAATGTCAATGTTAAACTTTAAATATCATTCTAAATGATATACTTCATATTTGGTATATCAACAATATtattgatatgttttttttttctctttctaaatCAAGTATATGAATAAATTAATATACTAAATATGAAATGTTTGTTACACAATTGATAtaacaatttaaatataacttatataccattaaaatcatataaaaatttaaaaataaaatagattaactaatataatttatatgcgGTATATCACTGGACATAATTAATGCATTTAACATGTACcatcaacatcaaaatttaACTAATCGAAtgaaaataactttatatcaacacaaaaaataaaaataatatttatcatAATCGAACAAACAATGTCGACCATAATACAACTAAAATCAGATATATCAGCTGTATAAATGATATTCTTTAAATAAATTACATCAATTGATTGATATACTAAAATATAAAGTACATTAGATATACATGTTGATACACATATGAAGGTAAAatcgttaaaaaaaataataaatctgaGAATTAGGTTTAAATTTTTTGCTATTGCAATTTTAGAAAACCATTGTTCTATTTACAAATATCCTTTTGCTATCCATTgtaattttccttatttataCTACCTTAAAATATGACCGGCCTTATATGaactattgcatgcttatttttttttctcaatgttaaattacaaaattgatCCTATGGAAttattataacatttttaatgtatacatatataaagactaaatttataattttcaattatagtatatCGTCCTTGAGAGTTGAGAGAGAGATAGGGAGTAGATGACAACACaaataaatactaaaatttGTCATGCACACACTTAACGGATGATTTGAGTAGTTAGTTAGGTGGGGATCAGCCGTAATCACtcactttaatttataaaacaatATTATTATCCAAAACATACTTATCTTTCATTTCATTATAAAgcttaacaattaattaaacttaacaTATACTTTCTTTGTACAAAACTAAATCAACTCAAACATCTCTcgatcattaaacattattattatatattattattatagtgTGATTTGTGTTCTGTTATTTACTTTGTATGGGTAAATgatacaaaattttgtaaatGATAATTTGAGGGAAAAAAGAAGTTTGGAGGACCAATGTCCTATGTCCGAGTTGGCGTGCTTTGTCTTTTCGATCGGATgttttgtttattaattattattattattatttttatttttatacttttaccAATGAGTTATTGCTAATGTTCACTTTACTCTTCAATGTAAACTTTCACTTAATGAACAAGATAATTATGATgtaaagtttttatttaatttttaaagtgaTGGAACTgagtgaaaattaatttaactaataattaaaatatttaaattaattaatagacctTAAAATCGAAGACAAAAAacaagtatttaatgaaaaattaaagttgAAAGTGTAAATTTTGAAGTACTAGAGACCACCATATTGAAATGAAACTCAATACAaggataaaatttaatattttaaaacttaggaccaaataattaaattcaaaatttagaagttaaaatgtcaaattctaaaattcaaggaccaaatgaaaactatttaagaataaaaaatgtttaaatcttattttggtctctaaattttgaatcttgttttattttggttCTTAAACTTCAAAAAACGACtgttttagtctctaaactttttattttggttcctattattaagattttgttaactttttgATGAAATTGCATCTAGCATGTGTTGAACATAATGAAGGTGAAGTAAAATGCAAATAATCAATACATCGAACAGTTAAAATGTTGAGCGtaaaatgacttttgagttctataaaaaattattttatcaactaattcaaatttgaaatcaTAACCTTTTTTAGCGTGACTAATTTAGCTAATAGTAtaatcatataaaaatataagtcatttcatcattttgtttaaaagttaaccgaattttaatagtaaaaattgaagttaagtatttttaaaaagttaatgaattagaatagacattttttaaaatttaaaaaatcaaatagaatcaattaaaaaattgagggacgaaaatagaattaaaagaaaaaaaaggttagCTTCGTTATTATGGGGGGTAATCTTTCAAATCATGAAGAAGAGGGTGTGCGCTTTTAATGCCccatctctctctttttccacTTTATGCTCTGCTTTTGAATTAATGCACAACCTCCTCTCCTCTCTTCACAATCAAAATTAACAAACAAACCTCTTTCCTTCCTTCTTCTGCTTTCACTCCTCATTACTCACAATTTCGCTCCCTCTCCAGGTTTACCTCTTAAACCCATTACTCTCTTCTCTTTTTACTTCATTTCTCTTTTCACTTTCTGGGTATGCTTTATTcatgtttcttttcttctccttcaatttCTCTTCCATTGTTAGCTTATTATTCAAAGATCTGCACCGCCCCTTTTCTGGGTTTTTGTATTTTCCCatcttttctttgaattttcagCTCTGTTGAGTTCACTAACAGATGGAGACAGATATTGAAACTTCACCTTTTTCTGGCTTTACGTTCTTCAATTCATCATACCCACTTCATACTTTTTCTGCAGTTTCTCAATTAACTTCAAACCCATCCCACTTCTTTactcttgttttctttttcttttttttttcttaaaaaaaaaattcttccttAGCTAAATAATACGCTCACAGAGTGATAGTATAACGTAGGGCAATTTTGTGTGTGTTTGGGGATAAGAATTGGTGGTTTCATTACCCTTAATAATGTATTGGCAGAAAAGACAGAAGTCTTGGCTTTTGGACATGTTCTGAATTAGTAGTATATGTTAGGTCAGATTGCTTATGTATGTCTTTCTGAATATGTACCGAGATCTATCCATTAATTTTGAAGATAAAAAGTCTCTTACCACATCGTTTCTGTCAACGTGAATCTATGATCAAcgacaaaatgatgaagacagCTCCCTTTTTAGTATATTCTATTTCTACTCCACATGCACTTTCTTTAACCAGCTTTCTTCCACTGGTCTCCTAATTCACTGAGCTTAACttcaaatattttaacatttgagttttgaCTGAGCAAAATTCTTCATCCTTCTTTTACTTCTCTTGTTATTCTTGAGTAAATCAGAAACTTGATACCAGatctgatatttttttttacgttCTCAATCAGATGTCTTCTTAATTTGTGGAGCTGAAGAGTAAATGGGGAGCTGTTTGTCTACTGGCAATCAGGATAGTTGCAAAGGTGGAAGGAATGGAGAGAGAGTTTCTAGATCCTGTTTGGGAATTGGAGTTTGTGGTCGGATTGAAAGAAAGAGAACATTCTCAGATCATATTTTTTCTCTGCAGCTTTTGAATTCTGCACCTAATAGACTTGTTTATAATGGGAAGACTCGAAATTCTTGTATTTTCACTCAGCAGGGTCGAAAGGGTATAAACCAGGATGCCATGGTTGTATGGGAAGTAAGTCATTCTATCTATTCTTGTTGGATTTTTTGGATTGTTTTAGATAATTTTCATGATGGTTAAACAAAAACATCCATCTGTCAAGCAAACATATGATAATTCAGTTAGATCATTGTCTCTGCTTTAAAAGGTTCAGAAATTTGGTTGTTATGTTGTTTTACATGTCTCCTGATGAGGGGTTCAATTTCTCTAGGATTTCATATCAGATGGTGCAATTTTCTGTGGGGTATTTGATGGTCACGGTCCTCATGGTCATGTCGTTGCACGAAAAGTTAGAGATGTTCTGCCAAGAAAGCTAGTGTCATTCTGGCAGTCATCTCAGTTGAAGCATAATAGATCAGATAGAACTTCTTGTCTCCCGAGTCGGAAGGATTCAGCAGATGGTGAAGGACAGGACATAGATGGCTCACAGGAGGATAAATCAAGTTCTTTATGGAGAAGAGCTTTCCTTAAATCATATAAAGCCATGGATAAGGAGCTTAAGTCTCATCCCAAATTGGACTGTTTCTGTAGTGGCAGTACTGCGGTCACTCTAGTGAAGCAGGTACAAGTAAATACTAGCAAACGAGCAAGTTTTCTAATCCTAAACCAGCTCTGTTATTCAGTTTCTCTCTGTTTCTAATTTCAATGTACCTACAGGGCTCAGATCTATTTGTGGGAAGTATTGGTGATTCTCGAGCAATTCTTGGATCTAAAGACAGCAGCGATTCCCTTGTAGCAACCCAATTGACAGTAGATCTAAAGCCTGATTTACCCAGTATGTCCAATCCATTGCTTTACTTTCATGAACTGGTATGTGATTCTAATCTGCTCGATCTGTTCACCTTGTAGGAGAAGCTGAAAGGATAAAGAAGTGTAAAGGAAGGGTGTTTGCATTGCATGATGAGCCAGAAGTGCCAAGAGTGTGGCTGCCATTTGACAATGCGCCTGGATTAGCCATGGCTCGAGCATTTGGTGACTTCTGTTTGAAGGACTATGGAGTTATCTCTATCCCTGAGTTCTCACACCGTGTGCTTACAAATGATGATCTGTTTGTTGTCCTTGCTTCAGATGGGGTAACTTCCCTAATCCTCTCATTCACTTAAAAATGAACATCGTCTATGTTGCAGAAAGCAGAAGCAAGCCTGTGTTtggatttttatttcaattgtcAATCTCCAGAATTCAAGACAGTTCCCTTGCAGGTTTGGGACGTTTTGAGCAATGAAGAGGTGGTTGAGATAGTGTATTCTGCCTCAACTCGGTCATTGGCAGCCCGAATGGTTGTAGACTCGGCTGCTCGTGAGTGGAAACTCAAGTACCCTACTTCGAAAATGGATGACTGTGCTGTCGTTTGCCTATTCTTGGCCGGGAAAATGGATTCAGAATCAGAAAATGAAGAACAAGCTTCTTCTGCAACTCTTCAAACCAACCAAATAGGTAACACCGCCGATTCTGATGATGATCAGAGGTCTGAGCCAAGTTTGCAAAGGAATTATACCGTTAGATCGTCAGAAGAACAAGACCAAATTGGAGGATTATCTTCTTCACATAATGAAGAGAACGGAGAATCAATGTCTGCAGAAGATGAGAATTGGTTGGGACTGGAGGGTGTAACAAGAGTAAACTCTTTGGTTCAACTCCCTAGATTTTCTTGAAGACCAAGGTTGGTGAAGGCTGTAATGGCGGATGCAGAAGCCAGTTTCCTCCACCATTTTGTATCACCACAAACACAATGCAGAAAAAACTTAGCCTTGAGCTTCCATGAAAGAATTCAATTCATAAATTCAACTCCCTATGAACAGAGAACGAATGATCCATTTGGATGTAAAAGTATATTGAATTTTGTATAATTTCAAATCTCTTCACCCAGTTATTTCATATTCTTTCTGTAGTTACaaattaataaaactaaaatacaaatgaaaaagaaaccaTATAAAACCCAAACAAACTCTACAAgaagtagaaatattaaataaattaggaTTAATGAAAAATAGGTACTTGGTTTGCTTCACATGAAGTCTTATGGTGAGAATGATATGTCTAACTGAACAGGAAACTAAAGATTGATTGAGTGGAAGAcacgaaatgtttaaaactCCAATTTAAATATGTGGAGAGTAGAGTAGAGGCTATCTTTGAAGCCATGAATACTTTGGTTGAAGCAATAGTCACAGGATTTTCTAGAAAGCAATGAAAACTATTGTGGCCATACAAAATCCAAGAAAACACAATGAGTGGCAAGgttaaagataatcaaattgGTAATACTTTGAgaaagaatgaagaagaaaacttgTCTTTTGAGATAAACAAATGTTTCTTTTATGCAACCAAAGCGGCCGTGACAACAGAGACATAATGGTTTGCAATTTGGAAATGAACAAAGTAGCTGGGTTCACATGGCTAAATCACACCCTCCCACGCCCACTTACCCAATTTATGATGATAGTTGCAGATTTGTCACGAGCCATTTGATAGCTTCCCAATGCTGAGATTATAGCACCACCAACGTTGAAGGTCGCCATTGTTCTCTGGACCCACGATCTGAGCTATAGACGTATCAAATTCAACCTTTGTGTAGTATCTCATTTTATAACGTGTGGAGTTAGTCGTGACGATAAAATTTTTTTACCTAATATTTATCGAAAACACAACAAAATgtgagaaaaataagaaaagcaTGATAACATTTTATAATGAGGGATGCCATGTGTAAACCTAGTGCGATCTTCATTTTTCTCACCCAAAAATATAACaaactgtaaaaaaaaaatggggaaaacacaacaattttttttttttttttatcacgatAGAGAGTGGTCATCGCCTTAGAATTATGATAGACATGATCATCCCTAATGTCATAAGTTATAAAATGCGACAGTGTGCTCCGACATGAGCAGAAGTTAGATTTCATACATTTGTGAGTAGATCATTAATCATAAAGGCGTCTGTGAATGGGTCATTAGTACAAAAACCTCCTAAATTATCTATagggttaaattttatttatttccttatcatctaaaaaaaagtttcattttAGCCCAAAACTTTTGAATTTGTTTTAAACCAATCATTTTATTAGCTTCCAATGTTAAAACGAAGACAAAAAATATGGTAGTTGATTAGTTGAAAAACACTAACGTAGTGAGCTAGTAAAAGAATGAAGAGTTCTAATCACATTTAAAATGGTCTCGATTAGAGGAGGAAACAAATTTAGGAGatagaataataaaataagcaaTTTTCATCCTCAGATGTAAAAAGTCTATTGAAAAAAATGTTGGGATTTTGGTAAGAGGAGAATCCCACATAATTGAATAATAGAATGTAAACAATATTAAACTAACTAATACATGTGATACTTCACTAAAGTTGGAGTATGAACATTATAAACTATTAACTTGAACAAAACAGACTGCAACGAAGACAGTGGCAATACTTTAGTGAAAACATCGGTCACTTGAAGACTTGAACAGATAAGAAGCACTTTAATAATTTTCTCAATGATCTTGTCACTTAATCTATTtcaatatgtttaattttttcataGAAAGCAGATTATAAATAATTGAAATGACAGCTTGGTTGTCACAATAAATAACAATCGGTAACACAAGAAAAATCTGAAAATCCTTGAGAATTTATGAATCTATACGAACTCACTTATGACCACTACCAAGGTATGATATTTAACCTCAGTTGATGACCTTGAAACAGTTGGTTGCTTTTTAGTTTTTCATGATATCAAAGAATCACTTATGAATGTGCATAATCCCATTATGGATCTTCTAGTATCTATACAAGCTCCTCAATCTACATCAACAAAGGCTCGTAATGAAAATTCAAAGCACGTTTTGTAGCCACCCATTTTTGttcggtttaattttgttacttatttatgttaattatgTGATATTCTTATAATTAAGAATTTGCTACTAGCTTTTAaagataaaacaaacaaaaataaataagtttttgagtaattatcattgatttttttttctttttctgttttcattaaataaagtgaaataaaatattttcgtGGAGGGACAATAACATTTGAATggtcaaatattttattcataaaaaatttgtatcaaaacaattttgaagaaaattaattatatcaaatatgtttTAAATCAATCCCATAATCTTCAAttaattctttcttttattccttttaactatgatttgattgattttttcctAATTGAAAGAATTTTAGCTTTCTATAAATTGGGTGATTATTAGGTCATTTAAGAGGAGGAAAAACCATGGAGATTTacatatagagaaaaaaaaatcctagagAGATAAAAGAGCAAAAGTAGTGAGCTCCCAAAATCCTCCCAAAATTTTCGAAATTTCAGAACACTAAGAAAGGTCTAGCTTAGTTGGACGTTACACTTGGTATGACTTTGTCCAAAAGATATACATGTCACACAATGTGTGACCATTGTGTTCCATATTTTAAGTCTTATTAGTTGCCTACTTATTTTAGATCTATGGTTACTGtctatcttttttattttatttatatattttttgttcatCCTTCCTTTTACATGGTTTTTCTTTATTGTTGTTAAAAAAGATTAAGGAACTAAAATGTGtaatgaaaaatcaaagaaatgAGGTAAAAAATAGAGAGTAGCATACCTTGAGGAAAGAACGAGAGTTTCTCGTTTGTGCTTTAGAAGAAAATCAgtaaagagaaaaggaaaaagaccAATAAAAAAGAACCTGTTAAGAAGAATATCAGCTAAACAGAGTCAAATGGTATTAGACATCGATTTTACCGAGCTAACaagtaataaaagaaaataaaagattaatctatttctaatcatattagaaataattcaacataggtctaggtgaataattttaaatcatttaaaattatttgaaacttgagtttgcatgcaactctcgattatagattttaattttaatcattaaaCTTAGAATacttataaaattaatgaaataattaaaacctataatcatgcatctactaacattaattaaatataacacttatatttactaagtaatgttatgctcaatgcaattgcatttttattatatataatataatactgatattataaactaatgaaaaaaaatagcgTATCCATCATATAAACCATATAATATAgcttttatatcatatattataaattttatactatGCATGGACAGATTAAAtatgcatgcaatcatataatacaacatttatattcaatatgatgtatgagcatgcttattatatcatgcaactatataataaaacaaaatatgatgcatgataaaaTGTTTATCcaatggtgagattttaaactatatagcatacattatgcaatatatgaaaaattaatCATGTAttatatgtaaaattaattaaacaacgaAATTGGACAAAAAAATTGGCACTcctaagaattaattaaattaatataacaactatattaatttaattaattaaaaaaaataaatttcacaaaatatgaaaaaaaaaaaaaagaaaaataacagtAGTTGCTCCACGTCCACCTCGAACCCAAGATCTCCAAGTCGCTGAGCACACGCGCGTGAATGCCTCAAAACATTGTGACACTTGACTAGAGCGTAACTACCTGGTCTGGAAAAAATCCTAGCATAATTATGCTCGGCTGGAGCGTAACGACGCTGGTGTGGAAAAATTCCAACATAATTACACTCATatggagcattgcaatgcttgcCCTTCTATGCTATAGCGTaaagggtagcgttgcaacgctctcccCTTACGCTCTCACACATAATGAAATTTCTTGCTTTAAACCAGTCCATTCTTGCTCTCTCAGCAATACTTACATGATGATTGACACAGATTATAGATTTAATAGCATGAATTAAATGTCCAAAACAACTGGCCCTTACAACTTTAAATGATTTAAAGCAGTAAATCTAAGTgccaatttttgaaaacatccAATTTGCAAACTACATCCACAATTTAGGACAAAACCCAACAATTCTCTGATTTTGATTTCCAAAAAGAAATTCAGAGACACGACCtgactctgatatcaattgaaggaatgAAATTCCCACAGCGAAAGCGAATGATTGCCTATGtatcaataaaatttattttggaatAACTTAAAATAGAGAATAATGATAGGTTTTTAAaggttgtatattttctatattaatttCCCCAAAAATTTGTTggatattttctttaaatactaattttataggtaaaatggTCCCCGAGGCATTTTTGgagtcattacaagaaaattggGCCAACAAGATCAAAgataaccaagaaaatcaacaaattgaagagaatcgagTAAACACCAAGAATGCCATTGAGTAAGGCTCTTGGATCATCGACCATCGAGTATTTAGAAGAATACTATCGTGTATAATCGAATAAGGACTGTTGAGTATTCTACCATCGAGCCATCGAGTACCAGTAAATATCATCGAGTAATCAACTATCGAGTCATCGAGTTTTTTTCTTATTCATTCTTCATTGAGTTAAAGTAATCAAGCAAAGTACATCCaacatcgagcatcgagtaatcTATCATCGTACATCAAGGATCGAGTATGAAACAGAAATCTCGCTTTTTAAACTACAGAAAACTCGatgcattcattttttttttccgggTTTTGACGCAATTCATCCCCGCACCCCATGACGCTTTGTTGTTGGTATAAATGAGTTTAGTTCTTCAGCAAAAATGAGAGAGATGTCATTTTTAGATCAgatataattttttagaaaaaatccaTCATTCTCTAGAGAGAAACTTCAAAGAAAagaaacccatttttttagaGAGACTTCGATTTCTAAGAGCGATTCTTGTAATTTTCTGCGAGATTCAGTCAATTTATACTCAGACTTGATATGCAACCATCaatggatttcttgaagaatttcatCATCCATGAGTAGGTAATTCTTTTTATTGGAGAATTATGTAAATTGGCATTTTCTTGAGgcttttcttgaattttctttcatgtaattactttctttgGAATGTTTTTGTTGagatttagaattaaattgattatgaTTGAATTGAAAACTcaagattaattaaaaaaatttatgcaaaaattgCATGGTTCTATAATTATAATTGCAAGAATTATTagtcttgatagaaaatgtggacttcttttcctcttttcttcaaagaatctattaattcagaacattcatgcaatcaaacttgaattttcagtcttttgatttcaagattgaAATAGTTAAGAAAATCTATGAGTTTAATGAATTTAGGAATTAATTgtgaaatgtctttaggaaacaattaagacctagattagggttaattatgaaattagctaattagggcattaggAATTTATTCTAATGAACTATTAAATAATCTAATTTCATATTTCTTTGttaagtcaatgatagaatGACCTAGTTTACATAAAATCCCCAAGATTTCATTCAATTGAATCTTATCTCAAATCTCTCTTATTTCTTTCATCAATAAATTTGCTATatcaacttttttctttttaatt from Benincasa hispida cultivar B227 chromosome 10, ASM972705v1, whole genome shotgun sequence carries:
- the LOC120089394 gene encoding probable protein phosphatase 2C 52, which translates into the protein MGSCLSTGNQDSCKGGRNGERVSRSCLGIGVCGRIERKRTFSDHIFSLQLLNSAPNRLVYNGKTRNSCIFTQQGRKGINQDAMVVWEDFISDGAIFCGVFDGHGPHGHVVARKVRDVLPRKLVSFWQSSQLKHNRSDRTSCLPSRKDSADGEGQDIDGSQEDKSSSLWRRAFLKSYKAMDKELKSHPKLDCFCSGSTAVTLVKQGSDLFVGSIGDSRAILGSKDSSDSLVATQLTVDLKPDLPREAERIKKCKGRVFALHDEPEVPRVWLPFDNAPGLAMARAFGDFCLKDYGVISIPEFSHRVLTNDDLFVVLASDGVWDVLSNEEVVEIVYSASTRSLAARMVVDSAAREWKLKYPTSKMDDCAVVCLFLAGKMDSESENEEQASSATLQTNQIGNTADSDDDQRSEPSLQRNYTVRSSEEQDQIGGLSSSHNEENGESMSAEDENWLGLEGVTRVNSLVQLPRFS